One segment of Polyangiaceae bacterium DNA contains the following:
- a CDS encoding DUF1704 domain-containing protein has translation MRPPAWTSQAEKTLREASARVRMIYATTPIDLPAELCRLEAKWSAGDPCAPRFSFPALQDLGELIRSLERLAEWLLGEGPFGAIHADRARELADEAAVCAAVGTRHFRELARKRFSWRDAFDDGADALVKDWLSEPFDERLPRKADLFRSDDPSDPRSLLVRLRAEIGARKLPFRVVVVRDSSALAATGEGFVQIGADRMLTVDDVERTVLHEIEGHVVPRCRANAQRIGIFALGTRFGIDDQEGRALWFERQAGVLGPRRRRELAWRHSACRMLEDDADFVETARTLMRLGASIPDALRITARVFRGGGLGREVVYVPAFLRVASALAADPTLDDVLGAGRVSVDAADILRPWVNEMH, from the coding sequence ATGAGGCCGCCTGCATGGACATCGCAGGCTGAAAAAACGTTGCGTGAAGCATCGGCGCGCGTCCGAATGATTTACGCAACGACCCCCATTGATCTTCCCGCCGAGTTGTGCCGTCTCGAAGCGAAGTGGAGCGCGGGCGATCCCTGCGCTCCGCGATTTTCCTTTCCGGCCTTGCAGGACCTCGGCGAGCTCATTCGATCGCTCGAGCGGCTAGCCGAATGGCTTTTGGGCGAAGGACCGTTCGGGGCCATTCATGCCGACCGAGCTCGAGAATTGGCGGACGAAGCTGCCGTTTGTGCGGCCGTGGGCACGCGACATTTCCGCGAATTGGCTCGAAAGCGTTTTTCCTGGCGCGATGCATTCGACGATGGTGCCGATGCGCTCGTGAAGGACTGGCTTTCCGAACCATTCGATGAACGGTTGCCTCGGAAAGCCGACCTATTTCGGAGTGACGATCCAAGCGATCCGCGTTCGCTGCTCGTGCGTTTGCGAGCGGAAATCGGGGCGCGCAAGCTTCCGTTCCGCGTCGTCGTGGTGCGGGATTCTTCTGCTTTGGCGGCGACCGGTGAAGGATTCGTGCAAATTGGTGCCGATCGCATGCTGACCGTCGACGACGTCGAGCGCACGGTTTTGCATGAAATCGAGGGCCACGTCGTACCGCGGTGCCGTGCGAACGCTCAGCGCATCGGGATTTTTGCGCTGGGTACGAGGTTTGGGATCGACGATCAAGAAGGGCGGGCATTGTGGTTCGAGCGGCAGGCGGGCGTTTTGGGCCCGCGTCGTCGTCGCGAGCTCGCATGGCGCCACAGCGCGTGCCGGATGCTCGAAGACGATGCCGATTTCGTGGAAACGGCGCGCACGTTGATGCGCCTTGGGGCGAGCATTCCGGATGCGCTGCGCATTACGGCGCGGGTCTTTCGTGGCGGTGGGCTCGGGCGCGAAGTGGTCTATGTGCCGGCATTTTTACGCGTCGCCTCGGCGCTCGCCGCGGATCCGACGCTCGACGACGTGCTCGGAGCGGGCCGAGTATCCGTCGACGCGGCCGACATTTTGCGTCCATGGGTAAACGAAATGCATTAA
- a CDS encoding OmpH family outer membrane protein, giving the protein MLRRFSRAFAALAIATLPLVSPSVASAQTRIAVVDVQTAVMQTEDGIRAQATLKKLFDKSQRDLDAKQEELQRARDDIERQARVLSREALARRTEDWQRRMVELQTLFVDYNKQLQKKQGELTGPILKKMLGIINRLAKKNGYDVIIDRSATPYARQDLDLTEQVVQMYNTGGGAADAPAEGGGDKPAEGGGDKPAAPAAPAPSP; this is encoded by the coding sequence ATGCTTCGCCGCTTCTCTCGCGCCTTCGCTGCGCTCGCCATCGCCACACTGCCGCTCGTTTCACCCTCGGTTGCTTCGGCCCAAACACGCATCGCCGTGGTCGACGTGCAGACCGCCGTGATGCAGACCGAAGACGGCATCCGAGCTCAAGCCACGCTGAAGAAGCTCTTCGACAAGAGCCAGCGTGACCTCGACGCCAAACAGGAAGAACTACAACGCGCCCGCGACGACATCGAACGCCAAGCGCGCGTCTTGTCCCGCGAAGCGCTCGCACGACGCACCGAAGACTGGCAACGCCGGATGGTCGAGCTGCAAACGCTGTTCGTCGACTACAACAAACAGCTTCAAAAGAAGCAGGGCGAGCTGACGGGGCCGATTCTCAAGAAAATGCTCGGCATCATCAACCGCTTGGCCAAGAAAAACGGCTACGACGTCATCATCGATCGATCGGCCACGCCGTACGCGCGCCAAGACCTCGACCTCACCGAACAAGTCGTGCAGATGTACAATACCGGCGGAGGCGCCGCCGACGCTCCTGCCGAAGGTGGCGGGGACAAACCGGCCGAAGGTGGCGGAGACAAACCTGCGGCTCCCGCAGCTCCGGCGCCCTCGCCATGA
- the fabZ gene encoding 3-hydroxyacyl-ACP dehydratase FabZ, which translates to MNDAAKVKLPIQVREILTILPHRYPFVMVDRVTEVVPGERIVGHKCVAYNEPWFPGHFPSHPIMPGVLVIEAMVQIGGILAYASEPLDMTNKVVLFLSIDKARFRRPVVPGDKLDLTARVLHRRGPVWKLAGEATVDGQRCAEAEMLAQVADKPAE; encoded by the coding sequence ATGAACGACGCCGCAAAGGTAAAACTCCCCATTCAGGTTCGCGAGATCCTCACGATCTTGCCGCATCGATATCCGTTCGTCATGGTCGACCGCGTGACCGAAGTGGTCCCGGGCGAAAGAATCGTCGGGCACAAGTGCGTCGCCTACAATGAACCTTGGTTTCCAGGGCATTTTCCATCGCATCCCATCATGCCCGGCGTGCTCGTCATCGAAGCGATGGTGCAAATCGGCGGCATATTGGCATATGCGTCGGAGCCGCTCGACATGACGAACAAGGTCGTGCTTTTTCTCAGCATCGACAAAGCTCGATTTCGGCGGCCGGTCGTTCCTGGGGACAAACTCGACTTGACCGCGCGCGTTTTGCATCGCCGCGGCCCCGTGTGGAAACTCGCGGGCGAAGCAACCGTGGACGGGCAGCGTTGCGCCGAAGCCGAAATGCTTGCGCAGGTCGCGGACAAACCGGCCGAATGA
- a CDS encoding PhoH family protein has product MRKNYVLDANVLLHDPHAIFKFEDNDLVIPIYAIEEIDKFKREGTERGRSARMIARLLDGLRSSAGALSAGVSLEHGGTLRIAIPEKRPNLLVGLEPRSQDLAILQTAIDVRDKDKSKPTVFVTMDTNLRIRADALGVTSETYESQRAPDPEDQPPIIDVPVTGADVDTFFQQGFVALPEHVTLSPNAGVLLRDEANPAHTALGRYDAQRKQVIALRVSRDGVMGVRPRNKEQAYALDLLLDDTVRLVTLVGKAGTGKTLLALAAGLRRTVDDGVYTRLLVSRPIIPLGRDIGFLPGDVDEKLNPWMQPIFDNLEFLFSNSASGKARDSRGFTQLLESGVLQVEPITYIRGRSLPNQYLIVDEAQNLTPHEVKTIITRAGEGTKVVLTGDPHQIDNPYVDSMSNGLSVVADRFKPVGLAGHVVLAKGERSELAELAANLL; this is encoded by the coding sequence ATGCGGAAAAACTACGTTCTCGACGCCAACGTCCTCCTGCACGATCCTCACGCCATTTTCAAATTCGAGGACAACGATCTCGTCATCCCCATCTACGCCATCGAGGAGATCGACAAGTTCAAGCGCGAAGGCACCGAACGTGGTCGCAGCGCCCGCATGATCGCGCGGCTGCTCGACGGCCTCCGCAGCTCCGCCGGTGCCCTCAGCGCCGGCGTTTCGCTCGAACATGGCGGCACGTTGCGCATCGCGATCCCCGAAAAGCGCCCCAACTTGCTCGTGGGCCTCGAACCGCGCTCGCAAGACTTGGCGATTCTGCAAACGGCCATCGACGTGCGGGACAAGGACAAGTCCAAGCCCACGGTGTTCGTCACGATGGACACGAACCTGCGCATCAGGGCCGATGCGCTCGGTGTGACGAGTGAAACATACGAGAGCCAGCGAGCTCCCGATCCCGAGGACCAGCCGCCGATCATCGACGTCCCTGTGACGGGCGCCGACGTCGACACGTTTTTCCAGCAAGGGTTTGTCGCGTTGCCCGAGCACGTCACGTTGAGCCCGAACGCCGGTGTGCTGCTCCGTGATGAGGCAAACCCCGCCCACACTGCGCTCGGTCGTTACGATGCGCAGCGAAAGCAGGTGATCGCCCTGCGCGTCTCGCGTGATGGCGTGATGGGCGTGCGTCCGCGCAACAAGGAGCAAGCGTATGCGCTCGATCTGCTCCTCGACGACACCGTTCGTCTCGTGACGCTCGTGGGCAAAGCTGGAACGGGCAAGACGCTCTTGGCGCTCGCGGCCGGGCTTCGTCGCACCGTGGACGATGGCGTGTATACGCGTCTGCTCGTGAGCCGCCCGATCATTCCGCTTGGCCGGGACATTGGTTTCTTGCCGGGTGACGTCGATGAGAAGCTGAACCCTTGGATGCAGCCTATTTTCGACAATCTCGAATTCTTGTTTTCGAATTCGGCGAGCGGAAAGGCGCGTGACAGCCGCGGGTTCACGCAGCTTCTCGAAAGTGGAGTGCTCCAGGTCGAGCCGATTACGTACATTCGTGGACGCAGCTTGCCCAATCAATATCTCATCGTGGACGAGGCGCAGAACCTCACGCCGCACGAGGTCAAGACGATCATCACGCGGGCAGGCGAAGGAACGAAGGTCGTGCTGACGGGTGATCCCCATCAAATCGACAATCCCTACGTCGATTCCATGTCCAATGGGCTCAGCGTAGTGGCCGATCGATTCAAGCCTGTGGGCCTTGCGGGGCACGTGGTATTGGCCAAGGGCGAACGCAGCGAGCTGGCGGAGCTAGCGGCGAATTTGCTCTGA
- a CDS encoding SIMPL domain-containing protein (The SIMPL domain is named for its presence in mouse protein SIMPL (signalling molecule that associates with mouse pelle-like kinase). Bacterial member BP26, from Brucella, was shown to assemble into a channel-like structure, while YggE from E. coli has been associated with resistance to oxidative stress.), whose amino-acid sequence MKRWYHFAALAIGASVAIPSLTMTHANAHPAAETPAVQPQRSISVVGEGRVLVEPDEAIVKLGIETRNLNLTTLMQQHRQQVGQLLSLVRNLGVPETNVRTTYIDVEPRYRNFDSADLETYAASTTISVQLTDLTKLENLLVGALGQGANRIDDIEFQTSQMDIHRRAARALAVEAARSKAQEIAEELGVQVGSPLTVVEESGRGFPIVFSAPASDVLEGGRTVIPGQITVSSRLVITFELER is encoded by the coding sequence ATGAAACGCTGGTATCATTTTGCGGCGCTGGCCATTGGCGCTTCCGTTGCCATTCCGAGTTTGACCATGACCCACGCGAACGCGCATCCCGCTGCGGAAACACCCGCTGTGCAACCGCAGCGCTCGATCAGCGTCGTCGGCGAAGGGCGGGTCCTCGTCGAGCCCGATGAGGCCATCGTGAAGCTCGGTATCGAAACGCGGAACCTGAACCTAACCACATTGATGCAGCAGCATCGCCAGCAGGTCGGGCAACTCTTGTCGCTCGTGCGGAACCTGGGCGTGCCGGAAACGAATGTGCGCACGACGTACATCGACGTCGAGCCGCGATACAGGAATTTCGATTCCGCGGACCTCGAGACCTATGCCGCCAGCACGACGATTTCGGTGCAATTGACCGACTTGACGAAACTCGAAAACTTGCTGGTTGGCGCGCTCGGGCAGGGGGCGAATCGCATTGACGACATCGAATTCCAGACGAGCCAAATGGATATCCATCGCAGAGCTGCCCGAGCGCTTGCGGTCGAAGCAGCCCGAAGCAAAGCGCAAGAAATCGCAGAAGAGCTTGGCGTTCAGGTCGGATCGCCGCTCACCGTGGTCGAGGAAAGCGGCAGGGGCTTTCCGATTGTTTTCTCCGCGCCCGCGAGCGATGTTTTGGAAGGCGGGCGCACGGTGATACCCGGTCAGATCACCGTCTCCTCGAGGCTCGTGATCACGTTCGAGCTCGAACGGTGA
- a CDS encoding aminotransferase class I/II-fold pyridoxal phosphate-dependent enzyme, with product MARRTSLSRIGGRDVFDKCRKFMAADNARAMGVYPFFRPLDFNNGPEAVLEGRSVIMLGSNNYLGLTTHPKVREAAKQAIEKYGTSMTGSRLVNGSMRLHNELEEKLAAYHGKEAGLVFTTGYQVNLATISALLSNKKCVAVIDKDVHASIYDGVRLAQAAGTRMVRYRHNDPEALDQALTELDATEGALVVTDGVFSAQGEIANLPGIVAVVKKHGARMFVDDAHALGVIGPGGRGTAAHFGIAGDVDLIGGTFSKSLASIGGWLVGDRKVLDYIQHFAASFLFAASAAPPCVAAAMAALEVMQAEPYRQDKLRENFTYMRTELQRMGFELGKTETAVIPIYIRDDLRTVMMWKTLLDEHSVYVNPFITPGVPPKQQVLRTSYMATHERHHLDRALEAFEKVGKKFGVIS from the coding sequence ATGGCTCGGCGCACGTCGCTGTCACGTATTGGCGGGCGCGATGTGTTCGACAAGTGCCGCAAGTTCATGGCTGCGGACAATGCGCGGGCAATGGGCGTTTACCCGTTCTTCAGGCCGCTCGATTTCAACAATGGCCCCGAAGCGGTCCTCGAAGGTCGTTCGGTCATCATGCTCGGATCGAACAACTACTTGGGCCTGACGACGCATCCGAAAGTGCGTGAAGCGGCAAAGCAGGCGATCGAAAAGTATGGCACGAGCATGACGGGTTCACGGCTCGTCAATGGTTCGATGCGGCTGCACAACGAGCTCGAGGAAAAACTCGCGGCATATCACGGCAAGGAAGCGGGCCTCGTGTTCACGACGGGTTATCAGGTCAATTTGGCGACGATCAGCGCGCTGCTCAGCAACAAGAAATGCGTCGCGGTCATCGACAAGGACGTGCACGCATCCATTTACGATGGCGTGCGGCTCGCGCAAGCCGCGGGGACTCGCATGGTGCGCTACCGGCATAACGATCCCGAAGCGCTCGACCAAGCCCTCACGGAGCTCGACGCAACCGAAGGAGCGCTGGTCGTGACGGACGGGGTGTTCAGCGCGCAAGGTGAAATCGCCAATTTGCCGGGGATCGTTGCGGTCGTGAAGAAACACGGCGCGCGTATGTTCGTCGACGACGCGCACGCGCTCGGTGTGATTGGTCCCGGCGGTCGAGGCACGGCGGCGCATTTTGGAATTGCTGGCGACGTCGATCTCATCGGTGGAACGTTTTCCAAATCGCTCGCTTCGATTGGAGGATGGCTCGTGGGTGATCGCAAAGTGCTCGACTACATCCAGCACTTTGCGGCGAGTTTCTTGTTTGCGGCGAGCGCTGCGCCTCCGTGCGTGGCAGCCGCGATGGCGGCGCTCGAAGTGATGCAAGCGGAGCCGTATCGCCAAGACAAACTCCGCGAGAACTTCACGTACATGCGCACGGAGCTTCAGCGCATGGGTTTCGAGCTTGGGAAAACCGAGACGGCGGTCATTCCGATCTACATTCGCGACGACTTGCGCACGGTGATGATGTGGAAGACGCTGCTCGACGAACATTCCGTGTACGTCAATCCGTTCATCACGCCTGGAGTTCCTCCCAAGCAGCAGGTGTTGCGTACGAGTTACATGGCGACGCACGAGCGCCATCATCTCGATCGGGCGCTGGAAGCATTCGAGAAGGTGGGTAAAAAGTTTGGCGTGATCTCCTGA
- a CDS encoding sigma-54-dependent Fis family transcriptional regulator — protein sequence MRRVLVVDDEENLRLVVRTFLKRDGYEVEVASGVEDALSLIDSFGPDFILTDARMPKLGGLDLLATLKAKGDPATVIVMSAYGNVDLAIEAMKAGAYDYIQKPFKAEELLLTLRKAEEREALRRENRALKQEILRDSAFEDILAKSTSMQAIFKTIAKIADYKTTVLVMGESGVGKELVARAIHRRSSRRNGPFVAVNCGAIPENLLESELFGYRRGAFTDATTDRVGLFEQAHQGTLLLDEIGELPLPLQVKLLRVLQEETIRRLGDSKDIKVDVRIIAATHRDLMAETQAGRFREDLFYRINVLPISIPPLRERREDVPLLVDYFISRNNARFGTNIRGVSPEVRRLLLQYGWPGNVRELENTLERAMVLAEKDCIEIDGLPERIRDARDPVQLQLTSGELSIKKTSRVIEEILIRRALQKTKGNRTRAAEVLEISHRALLYKIKEYQIDL from the coding sequence ATGCGCCGTGTGCTCGTAGTCGACGACGAAGAAAATTTACGACTGGTCGTGCGCACGTTCCTGAAGCGCGATGGGTACGAAGTGGAGGTGGCCAGTGGCGTCGAAGATGCGCTTTCGCTCATCGACTCGTTCGGTCCCGACTTCATCCTGACGGACGCACGCATGCCGAAGCTCGGGGGCCTCGACCTTTTGGCGACGTTGAAGGCGAAGGGTGATCCGGCGACGGTGATCGTGATGAGCGCGTATGGAAACGTGGATCTCGCGATCGAGGCGATGAAGGCGGGGGCATACGACTACATACAAAAACCGTTCAAGGCTGAAGAATTGCTTTTGACGTTGCGCAAAGCGGAGGAGCGCGAGGCGTTGCGGCGCGAAAACCGGGCGCTCAAGCAAGAGATCCTACGCGACAGCGCATTCGAGGACATTCTGGCCAAGAGCACGTCGATGCAGGCGATTTTCAAGACGATCGCGAAGATCGCCGATTACAAGACGACGGTCCTCGTCATGGGCGAAAGCGGCGTCGGCAAGGAGCTCGTGGCGCGCGCGATTCATCGGAGAAGCTCGCGTCGAAATGGGCCGTTTGTCGCGGTCAATTGCGGGGCCATTCCGGAAAACTTGCTCGAAAGCGAGCTTTTTGGTTACCGGCGCGGCGCATTCACGGATGCCACGACCGACAGGGTGGGGCTTTTCGAGCAGGCGCATCAGGGGACGTTATTGCTCGACGAAATCGGCGAGCTCCCGTTGCCGCTCCAGGTAAAACTTCTCCGCGTGCTTCAAGAGGAAACGATTCGTCGTTTGGGCGATTCGAAAGACATCAAGGTCGACGTACGGATCATTGCGGCGACGCATCGGGACCTCATGGCGGAGACGCAGGCGGGGCGTTTTCGAGAAGATCTTTTTTATCGCATCAACGTGCTGCCGATATCGATTCCGCCGCTTCGTGAGCGGCGCGAGGACGTACCGCTTTTGGTCGATTATTTCATCAGTCGCAACAATGCTCGATTCGGCACGAACATTCGAGGCGTTTCTCCCGAGGTTCGGCGACTGCTTTTGCAATACGGATGGCCGGGAAACGTACGGGAGCTCGAAAATACACTCGAACGAGCCATGGTTTTGGCAGAAAAAGATTGCATTGAAATCGACGGACTGCCCGAGCGAATCCGTGATGCGCGGGATCCAGTGCAGCTTCAATTGACGAGCGGAGAGCTTTCGATCAAGAAAACGTCGCGGGTCATCGAAGAGATCTTGATTCGCAGAGCGCTGCAAAAAACCAAGGGAAATCGTACGCGAGCGGCCGAAGTGCTCGAGATCAGCCATCGCGCCTTGCTGTACAAAATCAAAGAATACCAAATCGATCTGTGA
- a CDS encoding DUF4139 domain-containing protein, with the protein MRKIRIGSAMAIGFMAATALASTAFAADLELRRVMLSAGGVGYFEHEATVTGDARLSLDVPLDQVSDVLKSIVVFDDQGRVGQATLPGRAPLDEVFRGLPFGQSDLSSPAALLRALRGADVRITVGTDVIQGRIVSVTEEKVTLPQGAGTITRHRVALLGERGVQQVIVEEARSIEIVDETLRAEVARALAAVAAFGERAERTISIQIAGQGERQVRVGYVVRAPLWKATYRLVLPKTGNTAMATLQGWAVLENMSGHDWNGVQVAVSSGNPLTFRQALYEAFFVERPEIPVDLLSRFVPHIDPGSFIALESIGNGHGAVAMMAARSAVLAPADLMRPAALEGMTQVVFHFPNPITLPSGQSLLAPITHRQLPVTRVSLHRSESNSPHPLASLRIKNEVSNDAESLPPGALAIYEATEPDTPLMYVGDALLGALPKGEERIVSYAVDLAVRVDSEKKQSEVVQGATIVDGVLNVFRKALRSTMYTIAGAENEDRVVIVEHPRIEGYDVESPKDLLIGSTREAHRFRVEVPQGTTKPVTVVLSRLLERKFVLLDAPMDEIRTFIDTTAISDAVREQLVRVAELRQNVAAAERALARIAEERIEIAQDQARLRANLEVVSEGSDLHTRYLERLTMQENRLEELRAQREQMENTLHEAREALREYVRTLTVQ; encoded by the coding sequence ATGCGAAAAATCCGAATTGGAAGCGCCATGGCGATTGGATTCATGGCAGCCACGGCCCTTGCGTCGACCGCGTTTGCCGCGGACCTCGAGCTGCGGCGCGTGATGTTGTCTGCTGGGGGCGTCGGGTATTTCGAGCACGAGGCGACCGTGACGGGCGACGCTCGGCTGTCGCTCGATGTGCCGCTCGACCAGGTGAGCGACGTGCTGAAAAGCATCGTCGTGTTCGACGACCAAGGCCGCGTCGGTCAGGCGACTTTGCCGGGGCGGGCGCCGCTCGATGAGGTGTTTCGCGGTTTGCCGTTTGGGCAGAGTGACCTTTCCTCGCCCGCTGCGCTCTTGCGGGCACTACGAGGCGCCGACGTGCGCATCACGGTGGGAACCGATGTGATTCAGGGACGAATCGTGTCGGTCACCGAGGAGAAAGTCACGCTTCCCCAAGGTGCGGGCACGATCACTCGTCACCGCGTGGCGCTGCTCGGCGAGCGCGGCGTGCAGCAAGTGATCGTCGAAGAGGCGCGGAGCATCGAAATCGTGGACGAAACGCTGCGGGCCGAGGTTGCTCGGGCGCTGGCTGCGGTGGCGGCTTTTGGTGAACGCGCCGAGCGCACGATTTCGATTCAAATCGCGGGGCAAGGAGAGCGCCAAGTCCGCGTGGGGTACGTGGTTCGAGCGCCGCTGTGGAAAGCGACATACCGGCTCGTGCTGCCAAAGACCGGAAATACCGCAATGGCAACGCTGCAAGGCTGGGCCGTGCTCGAAAACATGAGCGGGCATGATTGGAATGGCGTGCAGGTCGCCGTTTCTTCGGGCAATCCGCTCACGTTCCGGCAGGCGCTTTACGAGGCGTTTTTCGTGGAGCGGCCCGAGATCCCGGTGGATCTGCTCAGTCGATTCGTGCCGCACATCGATCCGGGTTCCTTCATTGCGCTCGAGTCCATCGGCAATGGCCACGGTGCCGTGGCAATGATGGCTGCACGATCCGCGGTGCTAGCGCCTGCCGACCTCATGCGCCCAGCGGCGCTCGAGGGCATGACGCAGGTCGTTTTCCATTTCCCCAATCCGATCACATTGCCAAGTGGCCAATCGTTGCTCGCACCCATCACCCATCGACAATTGCCCGTTACGCGCGTGTCGCTGCATCGTTCCGAGAGCAACAGCCCGCACCCGCTTGCGTCGCTGCGCATCAAAAACGAGGTGAGCAACGACGCGGAATCGCTGCCGCCTGGCGCGCTGGCCATTTACGAGGCGACGGAGCCGGACACTCCGCTGATGTACGTCGGCGATGCGCTCCTTGGCGCGCTTCCGAAGGGCGAAGAGCGAATCGTGAGTTACGCGGTGGATCTTGCGGTGCGCGTGGATAGCGAGAAGAAGCAATCGGAGGTCGTCCAGGGCGCGACGATTGTCGATGGCGTCTTGAATGTCTTCCGCAAAGCATTGCGATCCACGATGTACACCATCGCCGGCGCGGAAAACGAGGATCGCGTGGTGATTGTCGAGCACCCGCGCATCGAAGGGTACGACGTCGAATCCCCGAAGGACCTGCTCATCGGGAGCACGCGGGAGGCTCATCGTTTTCGCGTCGAGGTTCCGCAAGGAACGACGAAGCCGGTGACGGTGGTGCTTTCGCGGCTCCTGGAGCGGAAGTTCGTCCTCTTGGACGCACCGATGGACGAGATTCGCACGTTCATCGACACGACCGCGATTTCGGATGCGGTACGGGAGCAATTGGTGCGCGTCGCCGAGCTGCGGCAAAACGTGGCGGCGGCGGAGCGGGCATTGGCGCGTATCGCCGAGGAGCGTATCGAGATCGCGCAAGATCAGGCGCGGCTGCGGGCGAACCTCGAAGTGGTATCCGAGGGCAGCGATCTGCACACGCGTTATCTCGAGCGACTCACAATGCAAGAGAATCGGCTCGAGGAGCTTCGAGCGCAGCGCGAGCAGATGGAAAACACATTGCATGAAGCGCGCGAGGCATTGCGTGAATACGTGCGAACGTTGACGGTGCAGTAG
- a CDS encoding SAM-dependent DNA methyltransferase produces the protein MKSRRPKQRVEFGDWQTPFDLSCQVTELALATGFRPASILEPTCGRGAFLEAATRHFSDATAWGFDINRAYVEEARRRIPRAHIEVGDFFQLPWDAIIGKLPEPIFVIGNPPWVTNASIGAAGAQNLPAKSNIKSLTGLDAKTGKANFDVAEWMLLRLIDILQNRQFFMAMLCKASVARRLMQHAYQQGWNLNGATYGIDARAFFGAAVDAVLLTLSTMGPAKRSFPHWPVYEHLTSKRPARRMGIVDGHVSSNVEQFKATRNLQGQCSPEWRSGVKHDCARVMELSRTGGATINGFGERVDVEDEFVFPLLKGSDISNGRAPGQRFVLVPQRKLGEDTAALQVRAPRTWAYLHAHRELLDARKSSIYRGKPSFSVFGIGDYSFSPYKVAICGLYKRLEFKLVEPHDGRPVMVDDTCYFLPCKSRDDARAIATALNGEQAKRFFHARVFWSEKRPISKALLQTLSIEALLRG, from the coding sequence ATGAAGAGCCGCCGGCCAAAGCAGCGCGTCGAGTTCGGCGATTGGCAAACACCTTTCGATTTAAGCTGCCAGGTCACCGAGCTCGCCCTTGCCACCGGCTTTCGTCCCGCTTCGATCCTCGAGCCCACCTGCGGTCGCGGCGCTTTTCTCGAAGCTGCAACTCGTCACTTTTCCGATGCGACGGCCTGGGGTTTCGACATCAATAGGGCCTACGTCGAGGAAGCTCGGCGTCGAATTCCCCGCGCGCACATCGAAGTGGGCGATTTTTTCCAATTGCCTTGGGATGCTATCATTGGAAAATTGCCCGAACCCATTTTCGTCATCGGCAATCCGCCATGGGTGACGAATGCCAGCATCGGAGCCGCCGGAGCGCAAAATCTCCCTGCAAAATCCAATATCAAATCCCTCACGGGGCTCGATGCGAAGACCGGGAAAGCCAATTTCGACGTGGCCGAGTGGATGCTTTTGCGGCTCATCGATATTTTACAAAATCGTCAGTTTTTCATGGCCATGCTTTGCAAAGCGAGCGTTGCGCGTCGGCTCATGCAGCACGCCTACCAGCAAGGGTGGAACTTGAACGGCGCCACGTACGGAATCGACGCACGCGCGTTTTTCGGGGCCGCCGTGGACGCCGTGCTCCTCACCCTTTCGACCATGGGTCCCGCCAAAAGATCATTCCCACATTGGCCCGTGTACGAACATTTGACGTCAAAACGTCCCGCGCGCCGCATGGGTATCGTGGATGGCCACGTATCGAGCAATGTCGAACAATTCAAAGCAACGCGGAACCTCCAAGGGCAATGCTCGCCGGAATGGCGTTCGGGCGTGAAGCACGATTGTGCCCGCGTGATGGAACTATCGCGCACGGGCGGCGCGACCATCAATGGCTTCGGCGAACGGGTCGATGTGGAGGATGAATTCGTCTTTCCGCTGCTCAAGGGTTCGGACATATCGAACGGCCGAGCTCCAGGCCAAAGGTTCGTCCTCGTACCCCAGAGAAAGCTCGGCGAAGACACGGCGGCGCTGCAAGTTCGCGCGCCGAGGACGTGGGCCTATTTGCACGCGCACCGCGAGCTCTTGGACGCACGCAAGAGCTCCATTTACCGCGGCAAGCCGTCGTTTTCGGTCTTCGGCATCGGAGATTATTCGTTCAGCCCGTACAAGGTGGCCATTTGCGGGTTGTACAAGCGGCTCGAATTCAAGCTGGTGGAGCCTCACGACGGGCGTCCCGTCATGGTGGACGATACATGCTACTTCTTGCCGTGTAAGTCGCGCGATGACGCGAGGGCGATCGCGACCGCGCTCAATGGAGAGCAAGCGAAAAGGTTTTTCCATGCCCGCGTATTTTGGAGCGAAAAACGTCCCATATCCAAAGCTCTTTTGCAAACCTTGTCGATCGAAGCGCTGCTGCGTGGGTGA